GAGCTTCATACACTTGGCCTACTCTTTCTTTTTGGATTGATTTTTCTCCAAGTACTATAGAACTTCTTAATTGTTCTATATTGAAAACCTGTACATCTTCTTTAAAGTAAGCTAACTCAGCAACAATATCCCCCGCTTTATCGAAGACTAAAGACCCCCCGTCAAAAATCAAATCGGTATTTGCCCCTACCTGATTAACATATAAAAGTGGCAGCTGATATTTCCTGCTATTTTGCGACAATATCATTAATCTTTGCTCTTCATGTTTGTAATCGAACGGGGATGCTGCGATATTGATCATAAAATCTGGTTCTTCTTTAATCAATTCGTCCATGGGACAAGATTTGTAAAGAGGATTATTTCCAAGATTCCAAAGATCTTCACAAATAGTTACCGCTATTTTGTAACCCTTAAATTCAATACATTTAAAATCTACAGCCGATTCGAAATAACGGTATTCATCGAAAATATCATAAGTTGGCAGCAGGCTTTTTCTCACTACCTGCTTAACCGCTCCTTCTTCAAAGAAAAAAGCAGAATTATACAGATCTTTACCTTCTAATATCGGGTTCACTTCAGGAGCTCCTACGATACAGGCAATCCCCACTGCATGTTGTGCTATTTGTTCGATAGACTCTTGACATTTTATAACGAACTGATTGTAATTCAAAAAATCGTTAGGCAAATAACCGCACACACTCATCTCTGCAAAAACGACTAAATCTGTCCCTCGCTCTTTTTCATCATTCAGCACCGATATTATTTTGTCGATATTAGAGGAAAAGTCACCTATGCAATAGTTAAGTTGTGCTAATGCTATCTTCATGATTAATTGTGTTAATTAAGATCCAGTAAGTGTTTATTAAAAGAATACACCCAAATTAATTCCTAAATAAGAACTCTTCAGGGCTCCATCTCCTTTTTGGATATCTGTAA
This genomic interval from Pseudopedobacter saltans DSM 12145 contains the following:
- a CDS encoding NAD+ synthase: MKIALAQLNYCIGDFSSNIDKIISVLNDEKERGTDLVVFAEMSVCGYLPNDFLNYNQFVIKCQESIEQIAQHAVGIACIVGAPEVNPILEGKDLYNSAFFFEEGAVKQVVRKSLLPTYDIFDEYRYFESAVDFKCIEFKGYKIAVTICEDLWNLGNNPLYKSCPMDELIKEEPDFMINIAASPFDYKHEEQRLMILSQNSRKYQLPLLYVNQVGANTDLIFDGGSLVFDKAGDIVAELAYFKEDVQVFNIEQLRSSIVLGEKSIQKERVGQVYEALVLGIRDYFHKSGFRTATLGLSGGIDSAVVCALAVEALGAENVFPVLLPSKYSSDHSIKDAIDLANNLGCQYTTIPITKITESFEESLADEFAGLPQNLAEENIQARTRGVLLMAFSNKFGHILLNTSNKSECAVGYGTLYGDMCGAISVIGDCYKTQVYKLADYINREREIIPKNTITKAPSAELRPDQKDSDSLPEYDLLDEILLEYIEMQKSADEIIEAGFDSPVVHRVTNLVNKAEFKRFQTAPILRISPKSFGIGRRMPIVAKYKF